In one Musa acuminata AAA Group cultivar baxijiao chromosome BXJ2-5, Cavendish_Baxijiao_AAA, whole genome shotgun sequence genomic region, the following are encoded:
- the LOC103984840 gene encoding malonyl-coenzyme A:anthocyanin 3-O-glucoside-6''-O-malonyltransferase-like, whose product MSSPPQLRLLQTSQVSPPPGTVSESILPLTFFDILWLRGGAVERVFFYRLPYSTSYFCASVLPDLESSLSLALHQFYPLAGKIRRSPGLDDDKYEIRYVDGDSVSFTVAEYDADFDEVSGDHARDVGSLLPLLPRLSRSDDDGVPVLALQVTVFPNQGVAVGVAVHHAGCDGSSSMRFMFSWASTCAGPRSSAAAVVVPPVFDRSLVSVPRDLYSIFYRYFGQRADCIIHEDPPVDMVIASFALKRDHIRRLKELVSAEAGAMEGGGASLRCSTIMATYAYVWVCLVKARAYGSDRTAHFIFAADCRGRLRPPLPAAYFGNCIGVCFVEAKASELLRENGVVSAAKAIGKAIEEFADDPLRGAETWPERIKSIVPRQPLSVAGSPRFRVYDLDFGWGRPKKVVITSIMRSGAMSMAESREEEGGVEIGLVLPKHEIDQFGTCFSDGLEQLH is encoded by the coding sequence ATGTCATCGCCACCGCAACTCCGTCTGCTTCAGACATCTCAAGTCTCTCCCCCGCCCGGGACAGTATCCGAGTCCATTTTGCCCCTCACCTTCTTCGACATACTATGGTTGCGAGGTGGAGCCGTGGAGCGAGTCTTCTTCTACCGTCTCCCCTACTCCACCTCCTATTTCTGCGCCTCCGTCCTCCCCGACCTCGAGtcctccctctctctcgctcTGCATCAGTTCTACCCCCTCGCCGGCAAGATCCGAAGGTCCCCCGGGCTCGATGACGACAAGTACGAGATCCGTTACGTCGACGGCGACTCCGTGTCGTTCACTGTGGCCGAGTACGACGCCGACTTCGATGAGGTCTCCGGTGACCACGCACGTGATGTCggctcgctgctaccgttgctTCCCCGGCTATCGAGGTCCGACGACGACGGCGTGCCGGTGCTGGCCTTGCAGGTGACCGTGTTCCCGAACCAAGGCGTGGCCGTCGGAGTGGCGGTGCACCACGCCGGATGCGATGGCTCGAGCTCCATGCGGTTCATGTTCTCGTGGGCTTCCACATGCGCggggccgagaagctcggcggcGGCGGTCGTGGTGCCGCCCGTCTTCGACAGGAGTTTGGTTTCTGTTCCTCGTGATTTGTACTCCATTTTCTACAGGTACTTTGGCCAGCGTGCTGACTGTATCATCCACGAGGATCCACCGGTGGACATGGTCATCGCTTCGTTCGCTCTTAAAAGAGATCACATCCGAAGGCTGAAGGAACTGGTTTCCGCCGAAGCCGGAGCCATGGAGGGAGGCGGCGCATCCCTCCGCTGCTCCACCATCATGGCGACCTACGCTTACGTTTGGGTGTGCCTAGTCAAAGCACGAGCATACGGAAGCGACCGGACAGCCCACTTCATATTTGCTGCCGACTGCAGAGGAAGGCTGAGGCCCCCTCTGCCGGCGGCGTACTTCGGGAACTGCATCGGCGTCTGCTTCGTCGAAGCGAAGGCAAGCGAACTCCTACGAGAAAATGGGGTCGTCTCGGCGGCGAAAGCTATTGGCAAAGCCATAGAAGAATTCGCAGACGATCCTTTACGAGGCGCAGAGACATGGCCGGAGAGAATCAAGTCTATCGTGCCTCGACAACCATTAAGCGTGGCGGGATCACCCAGGTTTCGGGTGTACGATCTGGACTTTGGATGGGGAAGGCCGAAGAAGGTGGTGATAACCTCCATCATGAGGTCAGGAGCCATGTCTATGGCGGAGAGCAGAGAAGAAGAGGGTGGGGTGGAGATTGGTTTGGTGCTACCAAAGCATGAGATTGACCAATTTGGGACTTGCTTCTCCGATGGCCTTGAGCAATTGCACTAA